In Zingiber officinale cultivar Zhangliang chromosome 3B, Zo_v1.1, whole genome shotgun sequence, a single window of DNA contains:
- the LOC121967302 gene encoding UDP-arabinopyranose mutase 1-like: MWVLCLLLPSSSKVNSCPFLPCSVWADCGGGGMTNSSAGSAAVPSTPLLKDELDIVIPTIRNLDFLEMWRPFFQPYHLIIVQDGDPNKTINVPEGFDYELYNRNDINRILGPKANCISFKDSACRCFGYMVSKKKYIYTIDDDCFVAKDPSGKDINALKQHIENLLTPSTPHFFNTLYDPYREGADFVRGYPFSLREGTSTAVSHGLWLNIPDYDAPTQLVKPLERNQRYVDAVLTIPKGTLFPMCGMNLAFNRELIGPAMYFGLMGDGQPIGRYDDMWAGWCVKVICDHLGLGVKTGLPYIWHSKASNPFVNLKKEYKGIFWQEEIIPFFQSAVISKDSTTVQKCYIELSKQVREKLGKIDPYFNKLADGMVTWIEAWDELNPPKLVVEVTNGPAKA; this comes from the exons ATGTGGGTGCTTTGCCTTCTACTCCCTTCGTCGTCAAAGGTCAACAGCTGCCCCTTTCTTCCTTGTTCGGTTTGGGCGGACTGCGGCGGAGGAGGAATGACGAACTCTTCGGCGGGGTCGGCGGCGGTGCCAAGCACGCCATTGCTGAAGGACGAACTCGACATCGTGATCCCGACGATCCGGAACCTGGATTTCCTTGAGATGTGGCGGCCCTTCTTCCAGCCCTACCACCTCATCATCGTGCAGGACGGAGACCCCAACAAGACGATCAATGTACCCGAAGGATTCGACTACGAGCTCTACAACCGCAACGACATCAACCGCATCCTCGGCCCTAAGGCCAATTGCATCTCCTTCAAGGACTCCGCGTGCCGCTGCTTCGGATACATGGTCTCCAAGAAGAAGTATATCTACACCATCGATGATGACTGCTTC GTTGCTAAAGATCCATCTGGCAAAGATATCAATGCCCTTAAGCAGCACATTGAGAATCTTCTCACCCCTTCTACTCCCCACTTCTTCAACACCTTGTATGATCCTTATCGTGAAGGTGCAGACTTTGTCCGTGGATATCCTTTCAGCCTTCGAGAAGGCACTTCAACTGCTGTTTCTCATGGCCTCTGGCTCAACATCCCTGACTATGATGCCCCCACCCAACTTGTGAAGCCCCTTGAGAGGAACCAAAG GTATGTTGATGCAGTTCTAACAATACCAAAGGGAACTTTGTTCCCTATGTGCGGAATGAACTTGGCCTTCAACCGTGAACTTATAGGGCCTGCTATGTACTTTGGACTTATGGGAGATGGCCAACCTATTGGACGATACGACGATATGTGGGCTGGGTGGTGTGTCAAG GTAATCTGTGATCACCTGGGATTGGGAGTTAAAACAGGATTACCTTACATCTGGCACAGCAAGGCCAGCAACCCTTTTGTGAACCTGAAAAAGGAGTACAAGGGAATCTTCTGGCAAGAAGAGATCATCCCCTTCTTCCAGTCTGCTGTTATTTCCAAGGACTCGACAACTGTGCAAAAATGTTACATTGAGCTGTCGAAGCAAGTAAGGGAGAAGCTGGGGAAGATCGATCCCTACTTCAACAAGCTTGCAGATGGCATGGTCACGTGGATTGAAGCTTGGGATGAGCTCAATCCGCCCAAATTGGTTGTTGAAGTGACCAATGGCCCAGCCAAAGCATAG